Proteins from a genomic interval of Acetobacterium woodii DSM 1030:
- a CDS encoding DeoR/GlpR family DNA-binding transcription regulator has protein sequence MIIEERFTKILQMVEEKRVVTVQELSETLEISESTIRRDLTALDHNKKLRKVHGGATAVTGSFAATEFDVHFREDHYRTEKLAIGKFSAGLIKKNDFVYIDAGTTTQAMVDFINEEGAVYVTNGMIIAKKLVQKGCRTIIIGGEIKPITDAVVGSEALNCLRKYNFSKGFFGTNGIDIKAGFSTPDPTEAQVKREAFGRCKVAYVLADPTKFNITAPVSFGALEEGEIITTKIDNNGYKKYTKIWEVDET, from the coding sequence ATGATTATTGAGGAACGATTTACTAAAATACTTCAGATGGTTGAAGAAAAAAGAGTGGTTACGGTACAAGAATTGTCGGAAACGTTGGAAATTTCAGAATCGACAATTCGTCGCGATTTAACGGCCCTTGATCATAATAAGAAATTAAGAAAAGTACATGGTGGTGCTACGGCCGTGACGGGAAGTTTTGCTGCCACTGAATTTGATGTTCATTTTAGAGAAGACCATTATCGAACGGAAAAGCTGGCGATCGGAAAATTTAGTGCCGGACTGATCAAAAAAAATGATTTCGTCTATATTGACGCTGGTACGACAACTCAGGCGATGGTTGACTTTATTAATGAAGAAGGCGCTGTTTATGTGACAAATGGGATGATTATTGCTAAAAAGCTTGTTCAGAAAGGTTGTCGGACGATTATTATTGGTGGTGAAATAAAACCAATAACCGATGCTGTTGTAGGCAGTGAAGCCTTAAACTGCTTGCGAAAATATAATTTTTCGAAAGGTTTCTTTGGTACCAATGGCATCGACATCAAAGCCGGATTCAGCACGCCAGATCCAACCGAAGCCCAGGTTAAACGGGAAGCTTTTGGCCGTTGCAAAGTGGCTTATGTTTTAGCCGATCCGACTAAATTCAATATAACGGCACCAGTGAGTTTTGGGGCATTGGAAGAGGGCGAGATTATTACGACCAAAATAGACAATAATGGTTATAAAAAATACACAAAAATTTGGGAGGTGGATGAAACGTGA